A genomic window from Fusarium falciforme chromosome 2, complete sequence includes:
- a CDS encoding Ribosome assembly protein 4 yields MATIVPPPSKRQKREELERSQIQQDVTAIAAGPAGSFKARFLDGDGNQMADVIEVPLADASEKNLSLLLNTLLAREKEEFLPYRFRIHIPDSDIIVDQYPTDLLQLLRNHGIENPFETTVTLSAEPQAVFKVQAVTRMSHRIPGHGEAILAAQFSPKNSNRLATGSGDKTARIWDTDTGTPKYTLSGHSGWVLAVAWSADGARLATGSMDKSIRLWDPETGKAVGGPLTGHQKWVTNIAWEPYHLWRDGTPRIASASKDATVRIWVVNTGRTEHVLSGHRSSVSCVRWGGEGLIYSASHDKTVRVWNAEKGTLVHTLSAHAHWVNHLALSTDFVLRTGFYDHTPVPETEEGKRAKAKERFEKAAKFQGRIAERLVSASDDFTMYLWDPAQGTKPVARMLGHQKQVNHVTFSPDGSLIASAGWDNHTKIWSARDGKFINTLRGHVAPVYQCAFSADSRLLVTASKDTTLKVWSMASCKLAVDLPGHQDEVYAVDWAPDGKRVGSGGKDKAVRLWRN; encoded by the exons ATGGCGACAATTGTGCCTCCGCCGTCTAAACGGCAGAAGCGGGAGGAGCTTGAGCGCTCTCAGATTCAGCAGGATGTCACAGCTATTGCTGCGGGACCGGCTGGATCCTTCAAGGCCCGGTTcttggatggagatggcaaCCAGATGGCCGATGTGATTGAGGTGCCGCTCGCCGACGCTTCTGAGAAGAACCTGTCTCTCCTACTGAATACTTTGCTTGCAAGG GAAAAGGAAGAATTCCTCCCATACCGATTTCGAATTCACATCCCCGACTCCGACATCATTGTAGACCAATACCCGACCGATctcctccaactcctccGCAACCATGGCATCGAGAACCCTTTTGAAACGACAGTCACGCTCAGCGCCGAGCCACAGGCCGTGTTCAAGGTCCAGGCCGTCACGCGCATGTCTCACCGGATACCTGGCCATGGCGAGGCGATCCTGGCTGCGCAATTCAGCCCCAAGAACAGCAACCGACTGGCGACAGGCTCCGGTGATAAGACGGCGCGGATATGGGATACTGATACTGGAACACCCAAGTACACTCTCTCCGGGCATAGTGGCTGGGTGTTGGCGGTTGCCTGGTCTGCGGATGGTGCAAGACTTGCGACTGGAAGCATGGACAAGTCCATCCGTCTCTGGGACCCCGAGACAGGAAAGGCCGTAGGAGGCCCTCTGACAGGCCATCAAAAGTGGGTGACCAACATTGCCTGGGAGCCTTACCATCTCTGGAGAGACGGGACGCCACGGATTGCCAGCGCCAGCAAAGATGCAACGGTTCGAATCTGGGTTGTCAACACCGGCCGGACCGAGCATGTGCTTTCAGGGCACAGGAGCAGCGTGAGCTGCGTCCGCTGGGGAGGAGAGGGCCTCATTTACAGCGCTAGCCATGACAAGACAGTTCGTGTATGGAATGCTGAGAAGGGAACTCTTGTTCACACCTTGTCAGCTCATGCTCACTGGGTTAACCATCTCGCGCTCTCAACCGACTTTGTTCTCAGGACTGGATTCTACGATCACACTCCTGTGCCAGAGACTGAAGAGGGCAAgcgagccaaggccaaggagaggTTCGAGAAGGCGGCCAAGTTCCAGGGCAGAATCGCGGAGCGGCTCGTCTCGGCTAGCGATGATTTCACCATGTATCTCTGGGATCCAGCTCAGGGCACCAAGCCTGTGGCGCGCATGCTTGGACACCAGAAGCAGGTGAACCATGTCACCTTTTCCCCGGACGGCTCCCTCATCGCCAGTGCTGGCTGGGATAACCACACCAAGATCTGGAGCGCTCG GGACGGCAAGTTCATCAACACGCTCCGCGGACACGTGGCTCCCGTGTACCAGTGCGCGTTTTCAGCAGACTCGAGGCTTCTCGTGACGGCATCCAAGGATACAACGCTAAAGGTGTGGTCGATGGCGTCTTGCAAGCTCGCCGTGGACCTGCCCGGCCACCAGGACGAGGTGTATGCGGTCGACTGGGCGCCGGACGGCAAGAGGGTTGGCAGCGGAGGCAAAGACAAGGCCGTCCGGCTCTGGCGGAATTAG
- a CDS encoding Inositol-1-monophosphatase, producing MDDQQMSEIYAFAVQLGKDAGDMLMAAARARIDGQHVGSYDEKESSVDIVTKTDNDVENFIRTSIAEKYPDHAFLGEESYSAGASRTYLVDDRPTWVVDPLDGTVNFTHLFPMFCVSIAFVLNGIPVIGIINAPFLHQFFSSCSGKGAWLNETQRLPLLRNPSPPMPPNAPSGCTFSCEWGKDRRDIPDGNMTRKVESFVNMASERGGRGGKGGMVHGMRSLGSATLDLAYTAMGSFDIWWEGGCWEWDVAAGIAILEEAGGLVTTANPPDQPETAEIPKAHLGGRLYLAVRPAGPSETETGRQTQERTVREVWKRVRELDYSRPGT from the exons ATGGATGACCAGCAGATGTCCGAGATTTACGCCTTTGCTGTGCAACTGGGCAAAGATGCTGGCGACATGCTCATGGCAGCCGCTCGGGCTCGAATTGACGGTCAACATGTCGGTTCCTATGATGAGAAGGAGAGTTCGGTCGATATTGTTACCAAGACCGACAATG ACGTAGAGAACTTCATTCGGACCTCCATCGCCGAAAAATACCCCGACCATGC TTTCCTCGGAGAAGAATCATACTCTGCTGGAGCTTCACGAACCTACCTCGTCGACGACCGACCGACATGGGTAGTCGATCCTCTTGACGGCACCGTCAACTTCACACACCTATTTCCCATGTTCTGCGTCTCAATCGCCTTCGTTCTCAACGGAATCCCCGTGATCGGAATCATCAACGCGCCATTCCTACACCaattcttctcctcttgctCTGGAAAAGGCGCCTGGCTCAATGAGACTCAGCGACTTCCGCTACTTCGCAACCCGAGCCCCCCAATGCCGCCAAACGCCCCAAGCGGATGCACCTTTTCATGCGAGTGGGGAAAGGATCGTCGAGATATCCCAGATGGCAACATGACCCGAAAAGTCGAGTCGTTTGTAAATATGGCTTCGGAACGGGGTGGTCGAGGAGGCAAGGGAGGCATGGTTCATGGCATGCGAAGCTTGGGGAG CGCAACTTTGGACCTTGCTTATACGGCCATGGGTTCCTTTGATATCTGGTGGGAGGGCGGTTGCTGGGAATG GGACGTCGCGGCTGGCATTGCCAttcttgaagaagctggtGGCCTCGTAACAACAGCAAACCCCCCCGATCAGCCCGAGACGGCCGAAATCCCTAAAGCGCACCTTGGAGGCCGATTGTACTTGGCAGTACG TCCCGCCGGCCCTTCGGAAACAGAAACTGGTCGTCAAACACAAGAGCGGACCGTGAGAGAGGTTTGGAAGCGCGTGCGAGAGCTAGACTACAGTCGACCAGGTACATAG
- a CDS encoding Catabolic 3-dehydroquinase 2, which translates to MSRRLLLINGPNLNLLGTREPHIYGSTTLQDVETQAKAQAKELSASIDTFQANSEGAIVDRIHAARGEIDAIIINAGAYTHTSVAIRDALTGVDIPFVEVHITNVHTREAFRHQSFLCDKAEAVICGLGVFGYTAAIEYAAKHLKLRGKASRL; encoded by the coding sequence ATGTCTCGacgtcttctcctcatcaacggtccaaacctcaacctcctcggtACACGAGAACCTCACATCTACGGTTCAACAACCCTCCAAGACGTGGAAACCCAAGCAAAAGCCCAAGCAAAGGAACTCTCCGCCTCGATCGATACCTTCCAGGCCAACTCGGAGGGCGCGATAGTCGACCGCATCCACGCGGCGCGCGGCGAGATagacgccatcatcatcaacgcgGGCGCGTACACGCACACGAGCGTCGCCATCAGAGATGCCCTGACGGGCGTGGACATTCCGTTTGTCGAAGTTCACATTACGAATGTGCATACGCGGGAGGCATTTAGGCATCAGAGTTTTCTGTGTGATAAGGCTGAGGCCGTTATTTGTGGATTGGGGGTTTTTGGGTATACGGCTGCTATTGAGTATGCGGCTAAGCATCTCAAGTTGAGGGGAAAGGCGTCGAGGCTGTGA
- a CDS encoding Phosphoinositide phospholipase C, with the protein MDAITNDIAARIGDLNPFKNRRLNDEDWGEEIDNDTVAGGGHSVRRITTDLRVSHALRSFIAEQKILSKRDAGLDSDEPTRPLLEFVSKPHIRVPPELTDRSYPLPEYFISSSHNTYLMAHQLYGTSCATAYETALRTGARCVEIDAWDNSDDRDEPKVTHGYTLVSHIPFRLVCETIRDSVDKEAAEAQNTPGYHAAPVLLSLENHCDAYGQMRLVNIMQDVWGDRLLSKAVRYLGHEEQAGSGDHVRLGDLGAKIAVIVEYHFQGEPSSSDSSSSDSEDEEEEKAAREEYKKKKKTEEPSIIIPELAELGVYAQSVKPIDNSWYETGTLTNGPHHHLINVSESGLAAHLPDKSAEISRHNAHHLMRVFPKGTRISSTNLKPVPYWGIGAQICALNLQNFGASNQLNEALFSGTDGYVLKPAALRAGGSGKLNTGRTRRLKLHVAGATDIPLHGDSEADGIKPYLTCSLYHPDDLKNNPPKRKTSPYKQHRLGFLHRGENPPPTDPVWDETLEWEYEDNELVFLRMLIKSDDSWTKNPMFAVAAVRLLYVVPGWSFIRMLDLKGHETKCSLLVKFEFEDA; encoded by the coding sequence ATGGATGCCATAACCAACGACATCGCCGCTCGTATCGGCGACTTGAACCCCTTCAAGAACCGTCGCCTCAACGATGAAGACTGGGGCGAGGAGATTGACAACGACACCGTCGCAGGCGGTGGTCACAGCGTGCGTCGCATCACCACTGACCTCAGAGTCAGCCATGCCCTGAGGTCATTCATCGCCGAGCAAAAGATCCTTTCCAAGAGAGATGCCGGCCTCGACTCGGATGAGCCCACCAGGCCCCTCCTCGAATTCGTCAGCAAGCCGCACATCCGGGTGCCTCCAGAGCTCACCGACAGGTCTTACCCTCTGCCCGAGTACTTTATCAGCTCCAGCCACAATACGTATCTAATGGCCCATCAGCTCTACGGCACCTCTTGCGCGACCGCTTATGAGACCGCCCTGCGGACTGGCGCACGATGTGTCGAGATTGATGCGTGGGACAACAGTGACGATAGGGACGAGCCCAAGGTCACCCACGGTTACACTCTGGTATCCCACATTCCATTCCGCCTGGTGTGTGAGACTATTCGTGATTCTGTCGACAAAGAGGCCGCCGAGGCACAAAACACACCTGGCTACCATGCCGCGCCCGTGTTGCTGTCTCTGGAAAACCACTGCGACGCTTACGGCCAGATGCGCCTGGTCAACATCATGCAGGACGTGTGGGGGGATCGTCTCTTGAGCAAGGCTGTGAGGTATCTTGGCCACGAGGAACAGGCCGGCTCGGGTGACCATGTCAGACTGGGCGATCTGGGCGCCAAGATTGCCGTCATTGTCGAGTACCACTTCCAAGGCGAGCCCTCGTCTAGCGACTCTAGCTCGAGCGActctgaagatgaggaggaggaaaaggccgcCAGGGAGGagtacaagaagaagaagaagaccgaGGAGCCTTCCATCATTATCCCTGAACTCGCCGAGCTTGGAGTCTACGCCCAGTCCGTCAAGCCCATCGACAACTCATGGTACGAGACTGGAACGCTGACCAACGggcctcaccaccacctgaTCAACGTCTCCGAGTCCGGTTTGGCCGCTCACCTCCCGGATAAGAGCGCCGAAATTTCGCGACACAATGCCCATCACCTCATGCGAGTCTTCCCCAAGGGCACGCGCATCTCGTCAACCAACCTCAAGCCTGTGCCTTATTGGGGCATCGGCGCCCAGATCTGCGCCCTTAACCTGCAGAACTTTGGCGCCAGCAACCAGCTCAACGAGGCTCTCTTCAGCGGCACTGATGGTTACGTGCTGAAGCCCGCGGCCCTACGGGCTGGTGGAAGCGGCAAGCTCAACACGGGACGGACTCGACGACTCAAACTTCATGTCGCGGGCGCCACCGACATTCCCCTGCACGGCGATTCAGAGGCAGATGGCATCAAGCCGTACCTGACGTGCTCACTCTACCACCCAGACGACCTCAAGAACAACCCACCCAAGCGCAAGACATCCCCGTACAAGCAGCACCGGCTTGGATTCCTCCACCGCGGAGAGAACCCGCCGCCAACGGACCCTGTCTGGGATGAGACCCTGGAGTGGGAGTACGAGGACAACGAGCTCGTCTTTTTGCGGATGCTTATCAAGAGCGACGACAGCTGGACCAAAAACCCCATGtttgccgtcgccgccgtgCGCCTGCTCTACGTCGTGCCTGGGTGGAGCTTCATCCGGATGCTGGACCTCAAGGGTCACGAGACAAAGTGTTCGTTGCTTGTCAAGTTTGAGTTCGAGGATGCTTGA
- a CDS encoding DUF4149 domain-containing protein, with translation MALSTAVQTVVASLAPFHLLSFSTLLGSQLYQTFIVTKVAFKNLPRNPYVNFQKHIFPIYFHGQALLLFLSAVTFPPYGPVSLVQHKSDWIPFTVSGVVSVLNLLVFGPRTKKLMLDRVDQGTLDKAANLEGPSPTMQVLKKKFSTAHAMCIHLNLIGLGAHLWYTWRLASHLQYQEASL, from the exons ATGGCCCTCAGCACTGCTGTCCAAACCGTCGTCGCCAGTCTGGCACCCTTTCacctcctctccttctccacaCTACTGGGCTCTCAGCTGTACCAGACATTCATCGTCACCAAGGTCGCGTTTAAGAATCTTCCTCGGAATCCTTACGTCAACTTTCAGAAGCATATTTTTCCGATTTATTTTCACGGACaggcgctgctgctgttccTCTCAGCCGTCACGTTCCCACCATACGGCCCAGTGTCGTTGGTACAGCACAAGAGTGATTGGATCCCGTTTACAGTCTCGGGTGTTGTCTCGGTGTTGAACCTTTTGGTCTTTGGACCTAGGACTAAAAAGTTGATGTTGGATCGTGTAGATCAAG GGACCTTGGATAAGGCGGCAAACCTAGAGGGCCCCAGTCCCACGATGCAGGTCCTCAAGAAGAAATTCTCGACCGCGCATGCCATGTGCATTCATTTGAACTTGATCGGGCTAGGTGCTCATCTCTGGTACACGTGGAGGCTGGCCTCTCACCTCCAGTATCAAGAGGCCTCTCTGTGA
- a CDS encoding MFS domain-containing protein: MAQTATVTLATLDPVHTTTHLPETQPEPTIHDAVSAIPPSTAASVAQRWNGSRENTFRTLSCYFAFTIYGMNDGTPGAMVPHLENYYSLPYSIVSLIFLGPMLGCVTAAFTSNRLHQKFGRRGVAAFATGSYAISYVGMCAHPPFGLVVPLLVLTGSHGKDHNSNIISNGLIISKLGLAIAAAATTVWSFWADCGTSRNTSPSGQAHSFTFSVFKDKVTLLFSSFMLLYVGAEVTIGGWLVTFMLNVRNGTPSASSLVASGFWIGITVGRFALGWITSYFGEKIMVSAYLVIAIGLELAFWLGKEFVVSAIMAALVGLSIGMVMPASIRVMTKILPVEKHIVSVGFGTAFAVSGASIFPFVVGALAQAGGVQVLQPVILALFAVQLLLWLFVTRMKLDRDEDSSA; encoded by the exons ATGGCACAGACTGCCACCGTGACCCTCGCGACTCTTGATCCCGTCcacaccaccacccacctCCCAGAAACACAACCAGAGCCGACAATTCATGATGCCGTTTCTGCAATTCCTCCTTCAACAGCCGCCTCCGTCGCCCAGAGATGGAACGGCTCCAGAGAAAACACCTTCCGAACTCTATCCTGCTACTTCGCTTTCACAATCTACGGCATGAACGACGGAACCCCAGGCGCAATGGTCCCCCATTTGGAAAACTACTACTCCCTCCCCTACTCCATCGTATCCCTCATATTCCTCGGCCCCATGCTAGGCTGCGTCACCGCAGCATTCACCTCAAACAGGCTCCACCAAAAATTCGGCCGTCGCGGCGTAGCAGCCTTTGCCACAGGTTCATACGCAATCTCATACGTGGGCATGTGTGCGCATCCACCGTTTGGCCTCGTGGTACCGCTGCTGGTCCTCACGGG ATCTCATGGTAAAGACCACAACTCAAACATAATCAGCAATGGCCTAATCATCTCAAAGCTCGGTCTAGCtattgccgccgccgcaacTACAGTGTGGTCTTTCTGGGCTGATTGCGGAACGAGCCGCAACACGTCACCATCAGGCCAAGCCCACAGCTTCACATTCTCCGTATTCAAAGACAAG GTAACCCTCCTATTCTCCAGCTTCATGCTACTCTACGTAGGCGCCGAAGTAACAATCGGCGGCTGGTTGGTAACCTTCATGCTCAACGTCCGCAACGGCACGCCCTCTGCCTCGTCTCTCGTCGCCTCTGGCTTCTGGATCGGCATCACTGTTGGCCGGTTCGCACTGGGCTGGATCACGAGCTACTTTGGGGAAAAGATTATGGTCTCAGCGTATCTCGTTATCGCGATTGGCCTTGAACTAGCATTTTGGCTTGGTAAGGAGTTTGTGGTGAGTGCTATTATGGCGGCGCTGGTGGGATTATCTATCGGTATGGTGATGCCAGCG AGCATCAGGGTGATGACCAAGATCCTTCCGGTCGAAAAGCATATTGTCTCTGTTGGCTTTGGCACAGCTTTTGCCGTATCTGGGGCAAGCAT aTTCCCATTCGTGGTTGGAGCGCTCGCTCAAGCCGGCGGAGTCCAAGTCCTCCAGCCCGTCATCCTGGCACTATTCGCAGTCCAGCTCCTACTCTGGCTTTTCGTCACAAGGATGAAACTCGACAGGGACGAGGACTCTTCTGCGTAG
- a CDS encoding Cupin-7 domain-containing protein — MEQFEFHPATTSYNREWTPLEPGVDELVLNHDSQTGRRTTLQRWQPGARNQQHVFVHDYIEEIFLVEGDLYDLNLDQGWEKGAYAYRKPGMRHGPFRSEAGCLMFIVCIPAGEDGNETGDRT, encoded by the coding sequence ATGGAACAGTTCGAATTCCACCCCGCCACCACTTCGTACAATCGCGAATGGACACCCCTAGAGCCGGGCGTTGACGAGCTCGTCCTCAATCACGACTCTCAGACAGGCCGGCGCACGACTCTGCAGCGCTGGCAGCCGGGCGCCCGCAACCAGCAGCATGTGTTTGTCCACGACTATATCGAGGAAATCTTCTTGGTGGAGGGGGATCTGTACGACCTAAATCTCGACCAGGGCTGGGAGAAGGGCGCTTATGCATACCGGAAGCCCGGGATGCGGCATGGCCCGTTTAGAAGCGAGGCTGGATGTTTGATGTTTATCGTTTGCATCCCGGCAGGCGAAGATGGAAACGAGACTGGGGACAGGACGTGA